The proteins below are encoded in one region of Xenopus laevis strain J_2021 chromosome 8L, Xenopus_laevis_v10.1, whole genome shotgun sequence:
- the LOC108704531 gene encoding gastrula zinc finger protein XlCGF26.1-like: MMDEEPLTERILKHALEIIYLLNGEVILPQHLGHSVKDSAINEDKELLIKGILTHALEIIYLLTGQVPIKSGDVAVYFSLEEWEYIDRHKAIYKDTIVETNQRANPLETPADCSTLWDQGIYVIGGGEEDDQSQTDFHRTFYSQTCADNGKRRNILNDPQASTEPSGIITQDISMSLDFNGNLASITQNTFAQKVQYAKRSKCKQARKKYIKEPQASIHLCKECGGIFPSRYSLIMHKRTCNGQRPFTCNECGKQFLVVEKLMHHQNTHTKKKSYTCLKCKKCFASRLLLFTHKKVHKEEKPHVCSECNKGFQKRSLLVRHQRTHTGLKLFSCNECGKRFTQRSNVTRHYRIHTGERPHICSECGKCFGQLSCLKNHRRTHTKEKPHVCEECGKSYTDRSDWFRHIKTHTGEKPYPCPDCGAGFIRRSSLKRHSRIHTGEKPFACPICAKCFPYKSTLHLHQRTHTNERPYTCTECDKCFAQRSTLNAHHRTHTKEKPYQCTECGKRFSDKGVLVRHHKTHTGEKPFACPLCGKCFSNKSHMMRHHKTHGRSRGRKARAAQ; this comes from the exons ATGATGGACGAGGAGCCACTGACAGAGAGAATTCTGAAGCATGCCTTGGAGATCATCTATCTGCTCAATGGGGAG GTGATACTTCCACAGCATCTAGGTCATTCTGTAAAGGACAGTGCAATTAATGAGGACAAGGAGCTACTGATCAAAGGAATCTTGACACATGCTTTGGAGATCATTTACCTCCTGACTGGGCAG GTTCCTATAAAGAGTGGGGACGTTGCTGTCTATTTCTCTCTGGAGGAGTGGGAGTATATTGATAGACACAAAGCGATTTACAAGGACACAATTGTAGAAACAAATCAAAGAGCAAACCCTTTGGAGACACCTGCAGACTGTTCAA cTCTGTGGGACCAAGGCATATATGTAATTGGCGGTGGAGAAGAGGATGACCAAAGTCAAACTGATTTTCACCGAACATTCTACTCCCAGACCTGTGCCG ATAATGGCAAGAgaagaaatatattaaatgaCCCCCAGGCTTCCACTGAGCCATCTGGGATAATCACACAGGATATCAGCATGTCGCTGGATTTTAATGGAAACCTTGCGTCCATTACTCAAAATACATTCGCACAAAAGGTTCAGTATGCAAAACGCAGCAAATGCAAGCAagcaaggaaaaaatatattaaagaaccCCAAGCCAGCATTCATCTATGTAAAGAATGTGGGGGAATATTTCCTTCCAGATATTCACTTATCATGCACAAGAGAACTTGCAATGGCCAGAGACCTTTTACATGCAATGAGTGTGGAAAGCAATTCCttgttgttgagaagctaatgcACCATCAGAACACTCACACTAAAAAGAAGTCGTATACTTGCCTCAAGTGTAAGAAGTGCTTTGCTAGTAGGCTGCTCCTGTTTACTCATAAGAAAGTTCATAAAGAAGAGAAACCACACGTTTGCAGTGAATGCAACAAAGGCTTCCAGAAGAGGTCCCTACTGGTTAGACACCAGAGAACCCACACAGGACTAAAGCTCTTCTCCTGCAATGAGTGTGGCAAACGCTTTACTCAAAGGTCCAATGTGACAAGACACTACAGAATACACACAGGAGAGAGGCCGCACATTTGCTCCGAGTGCGGGAAATGCTTTGGTCAACTGTCATGCCTGAAAAACCACCGCCGAACTCATACAAAAGAGAAGCCGCATGTTTGTGAAGAGTGTGGGAAAAGCTACACTGACCGGTCAGACTGGTTTAGACACATAAAAAcgcacactggagagaaaccgtATCCCTGCCCTGACTGTGGGGCAGGTTTTATAAGAAGGTCATCACTGAAGAGACACAGCcgaattcacacaggggagaaaccgttTGCCTGCCCTATCTGTGCAAAGTGTTTCCCTTATAAGTCAACACTTCATTTACACCAAAGAACTCATACAAATGAAAGGCCCTACACTTGCACGGAGTGTGATAAATGCTTTGCTCAGAGGTCCACTCTGAATGCACACCATAGAACCCACACAAAGGAGAAGCCCTACCAGTGCACAGAGTGTGGCAAACGCTTCTCAGATAAGGGAGTCCTGGTTCGGCATCACAAAACTCAtacgggggagaaaccatttgcCTGCCCGCTGTGTGGGAAATGCTTCAGCAATAAATCTCACATGATGAGGCATCACAAAACACATGGGAGATCACGTGGGAGAAAAGCAAGGGCTGCACAATAa